The Lucilia cuprina isolate Lc7/37 chromosome 5, ASM2204524v1, whole genome shotgun sequence genome includes a window with the following:
- the LOC111682737 gene encoding breast cancer anti-estrogen resistance protein 1 isoform X2: MLDKSNNSYCAMDYDVPVTRPTKIMKKLYAKALYDNIADSPDELAFRKGDILAVIEQDTDGLVGWWLCTLRGRQGLCPGNRLRILNSYDSGCFSPSPSSSPCPSLAASTATLNSSICSADIYENTSIISGSGSSANGSGSGYISASQSNITTTSSTSCTTVTNSSNLQQQQTQRQGTRRSWHVSPNKVITPQRHGDVYIYNLPQQYQQQSHSQQHLSAPAAAATTACHQQIYQNLPGKSVSTTINNEFETYDIPKPAVPVNYDSPRNLQRNMAHLQAAAMKNCSTPIQEENYDVPRPLTSLLQHQHTLTPSSSNSSLLTSDSLSLSFSSSNRSSLANMPDYDIPRRNPLPVRAVLQQQQQQQQQTRPLSRASINGNCSTYDFPLPTNGMDKSNFMMSQNQGITSTKELPLELTSALETLAKLQSETTTAITRLLAFVSPDWRSRDKLEPVLMEVKLAAVRLRTALHDLAEFGEGALGNASKSEDRTLAQKLKPIIRALRDANKLVHDSCEVLEANGGWSLEHLVRTDDKSLCKPPDSLDRLIACAQTLTEDVRSTTSFIHGNASLLFKRHLTEVAEETGTPQSTSVPQTPTGLDRNSSEWLEDYDYVSFESKDAAARKNSVLREAIPENLKNKFDTVLKAAENTVITTANAATTPNGKKPQMELTDKDKMLVRYYAVQITTHMGNLSQAIDSFLETVEKNQPPKFFIAYGKFVVVSAHNLVTIGDIVHRNVSKQDLKEKILRCTNNLAEALKTCVLKSKQAAAHFPSVTAVQEMVDSVVDISHLAFDLKTVMLHAVQLTI; the protein is encoded by the exons AAACTCTATGCCAAAGCATTATATGATAATATAGCTGACTCACCCGATGAATTGGCCTTCAGAAAGGGCGACATACTTGCTGTCATTGAACAGGACACTGATGGTCTTGTTGGTTGGTGGCTGTGTACATTACGCGGTCGTCAG gGTCTTTGTCCTGGTAATCGTTTgagaattttaaattcatacGATTCGGGTTGTTTTTCACCATCGCCGTCCTCCTCGCCCTGTCCCTCGTTGGCAGCCAGTACTGCCACTTTAAATAGTTCAATTTGTTCGGCGGACATTTATGAAAATACCTCGATAATCAGTGGCTCCGGCAGTAGTGCCAATGGCAGTGGTAGCGGTTATATTAGCGCCAGTCAAAGCAACATAACAACAACATCTTCAACAAGCTGTACAACAGTAACTAACTCCTCAAACTTGCAACAGCAGCAGACACAACGACAGGGTACACGAAGGTCATGGCATGTGTCGCCCAACAAG GTCATTACACCCCAAAGGCATGGTGATGTTTATATCTATAATTTACCACAACAATACCAACAACAGTCACATTCACAACAACATTTATCGgcaccagcagcagcagcaacaaccgCCTGCCATCAACAAATCTATCAAAATCTTCCAGGAAAATCAGTATCCACAACAATAAATAACGAATTTGAAACATACGATATACCAAAACCAGCTGTACCCGTTAACTACGATTCGCCACGTAATCTACAGCGTAATATGGCTCATTTACAGGCAGCAGCTATGAAAAATTGTTCCACACCCATTCAAGAGGAAAACTATGATGTTCCTCGACCTTTAACATCATTGCTGCAACATCAACATACTCTAACACCGAGTAGTTCGAATTCATCGCTATTGACAAGTGATAGTCTGTCGTTGTCGTTTTCATCTTCAAATCGTTCATCTTTGGCCAATATGCCAGATTATGATATACCTAGACGTAATCCTTTGCCAGTTAGGGCTGTattgcaacaacagcagcagcaacaacagcaaacgaGACCTTTGTCCAGAGCTTCCATTAATGGTAATTGTTCAACTTATGATTTTCCATTGCCCACAAATGGCATggataaatcaaattttatgatgaGCCAGAATCAGGGTATAACTAGCACCAAAGAGTTGCCATTGGAATTGACATCAGCGTTGGAAACATTGGCTAAGCTGCAATCGGAGACAACAACTGCTATCACGAG ACTCCTAGCATTTGTATCACCCGATTGGCGCAGCCGTGACAAATTAGAACCTGTACTAATGGAGGTAAAACTAGCTGCTGTACGCTTACGTACTGCTCTACATGATCTCGCTGAATTTGGAGAAGGTGCTCTGGGTAATGCTTCCAAATCAGAAGATCGTACTCTAGCACAAAAACTTAAACCCATAATCAGAGCCTTAAGAGATGCCAATAAATTAGTGCATGATTCGTGTGAGGTACTAGAGGCCAATGGTGGATGGTCTTTAGAACATTTAGTACGCACAGATGATAAGTCCCTATGTAAGCCACCCGATAGTTTAGATCGTTTAATAGCCTGTGCTCAAACCCTAACCGAAGATGTACGCTCAACCACCTCGTTTATACATGGCAATGCTTCATTGCTTTTTAAGAGACATCTAACAGAAGTGGCCGAAGAAACCGGAACACCACAATCAACTTCAGTACCCCAAACACCCACAGGATTGGATCGTAATTCTTCGGAATGGTTAGAGGATTATGATTATGTATCATTTGAATCTAAAGATGCGGCGGCACGTAAGAATTCAGTACTAAGGGAAGCCATACCCGAGAATCTTAAGAACAAATTTGATACTGTACTCAAGGCAGCAGAGAACACTGTTATAACCACCGCCAATGCGGCCACTACACCAAATGGTAAAAAACCACAAATGGAATTGACAGACAAGGATAAAATGCTAGTGCGATATTATGCTGTACAAATCACCACCCATATGGGTAATCTAAGTCAAGCCATTGATTCTTTTCTCGAGACAGTGGAAAAAAACCAACCACCCAAATTCTTTATAGCCTATGGCAAATTTGTAGTGGTCAGTGCCCATAATCTAGTGACCATAGGCGATATAGTGCATCGTAATGTCTCTAAACAGGATttgaaagagaaaattttacgtTGTACCAATAACTTGGCGGAAGCTTTAAAGACTTGTGTATTGAAATCTAAACAAGCAGCCGCTCATTTTCCCAGTGTCACTGCCGTTCAGGAAATGGTCGATTCGGTGGTCGATATCAGTCATTTAGCGTTCGATTTGAAAACGGTTATGTTGCATGCAGTACAGTTgactatataa